In the genome of Rhinolophus ferrumequinum isolate MPI-CBG mRhiFer1 chromosome 24, mRhiFer1_v1.p, whole genome shotgun sequence, one region contains:
- the SLC4A9 gene encoding anion exchange protein 4 → MKLPGQEEFDVSSAYENVPTGELDSGPGSGPSPDSSSDTDNRELGLSNDPLLFIQLNELLGWPQALEWRETGRWVLFEEKVEVGAGRWSAPHVPTLALPSLQELRSLLAEGLVLLDCPAQSLLELVEQVTRLASLSPELRGQLQSLLLQRPQHLIQTTSTRPCWRSAHPREAFHDEEAPLKEQRQNPLRQKLPEGAEAGAVLAGELGFLAQPLGAFVRLQDPVVLGPLTEVPLPSRFFCLFLGPSTLGRSYHEMGRAMAILLSDPQFQWSARRASNLQDLLAALDAFLEEVILLPPGRWDPTARMPPPKCRPSQHKRLPSQTREARRGAPAEDRHGHPPHAPSPELQRTGRLFGGLVQDVRRKASWYPSDFLDALHPQCFSAVLYIYLATITNAITFGGLLGEATDGAQGVLESFLGTAVAGTAFCLMAGQPLTILSSTGPVLVFERLLFSFSRDYSLDYLPFRLWVGIWVATFCLALVATEASVLVRYFTHFTEEGFCALISLIFIYDAVSKMLSLTRAYPIQGPGSPAYGCFCQYPDPGGNESQWIRTKPKDRDDIMSTDLGLVNASLLPPPECARRGGHPRGPGCHTAPDIALLSLLLFLTSFLFAMALKHVKTSRFFPSMMRKVLSDFSSVLAILLGCGLDAFLGLATPKLTVPREFKPTLPGRGWLVSPFGTNPWWLSVAAALPALLLSILIFMDQQITAVILNRAEYRLRKGAGFHLDLFCVAMLMLLTSVLGLPWYVSTTVISLAHMDSLRRESRACAPGESPSFLGIREQRLTGLVVFILTGISIFLAPVLKFVPMPVLYGIFLYMGVAAISSIQFMKRVQLLLIPAKHQPDLLLLRHVPLSRVHLFTAIQLACLGLLWIVKSTPAAIIFPIMLLGLVGVRKALEWVFSPQELLWLDEMMPEKETSMHEKGLEPEYSFSGSDSKDLELMYQPKAPEINISVN, encoded by the exons ATGAAGCTGCCGGGCCAGGAGGAGTTTGATGTCTCCAGTGCTTATGAAAACGTGCCCACAGGAGAGCTGGACAGTGGTCCTGGCTCTGGCCCCAGCCCTGATAGCTCCTCAGACACTGACAACAGGGAACTGGGGTTATCCAACGACCCTCTGCTCTTCATTCAGCTGAATGAGCTGCTGGGCTGGCCCCAGGCGCTAGAATGGAGAGAGACAGGCAG GTGGGTGCTGTTTGAAGAGAAGGTAGAGGTGGGTGCGGGCCGTTGGAGCGCCCCCCATGTGCCCACCCTGGCACTGCCCAGCCTGCAGGAGCTCCGCAGCCTACTAGCCGAGGGCCTGGTCCTGCTGGACTGTCCAGCTCAAAGCCTCCTGGAGCTCGTGG agcaggtgaccagacTGGCGTCGCTGAGCCCGGAGCTGAGAGGGCAGCTACAGTCCTTGTTGCTGCAGAGACCTCAGCACCTCATCCAGACCACAAGCACCAGGCCCTGTTGGA GGTCTGCCCATCCAAGAGAGGCTTTTCATGATGAGGAAGCCCCCCTGAAGGAACAG CGTCAGAACCCCCTGAGACAGAAGCTGCCTGAAGGGGCTGAGGCAGGGGCCGTGCTGGCAGGAGAGCTGGGCTTTCTGGCACAGCCACTGGGGGCCTTTGTGCGACTGCAGGATCCAGTGGTGCTGGGGCCCCTTACTGAGGTGCCCCTTCCCAGCAG atttttctgcctcttccttGGTCCCTCCACACTGGGAAGGAGCTACCATGAAATGGGCCGGGCAATGGCCATCCTCCTCAGTGACCCG CAATTCCAGTGGTCAGCTCGCCGGGCCAGCAACCTTCAAGACCTCCTGGCAGCCCTGGATGCTTTCCTAGAGGAGGTGATACTGCTCCCTCCAGGTCGGTGGGACCCCACAGCGCGGATGCCCCCGCCTAAATGTCGGCCCTCGCAGCACAAAAG GCTCCCCTCGCAAACGCGGGAGGCCCGGCGTGGGGCCCCGGCTGAGGACAGGCACGGCCACCCGCCGCATGCCCCCAGCCCGGAGTTGCAGCGGACCGGCAG GCTGTTTGGGGGCCTTGTCCAGGACGTGCGCCGGAAGGCTTCGTGGTACCCCAGCGACTTCTTGGACGCCCTGCACCCCCAGTGCTTCTCGGCTGTGCTCTACATTTACCTGGCCACCATCACTAACGCCATCACTTTCGGGGGGCTGCTGGGAGAAGCCACCGACGGTGCTCAG GGGGTGCTGGAAAGTTTCCTGGGCACAGCAGTGGCTGGAACTGCCTTCTGCCTGATGGCCGGCCAGCCCCTCACCATCCTCAGCAGCACAGGGCCAGTGCTGGTCTTTGAGcgccttctcttctccttcagcaG aGATTACAGCCTGGACTACCTGCCCTTCCGCCTGTGGGTAGGCATCTGGGTGGCCACCTTTTGCCTAGCGCTGGTGGCCACGGAGGCCAGCGTGCTGGTACGCTACTTCACCCACTTCACCGAGGAAGGCTTCTGCGCGCTCATCAGCCTCATCTTCATCTATGATGCCGTGAGCAAAATGCTGAGCTTGACCCGTGCCTATCCCATCCAGGGGCCTGGCTCTCCCGCCTATGGATGCTTCTGTCAGTATCCAGACCCTGGAG GAAATGAGTCTCAGTGGATAAGGACAAAGCCAAAAGACAGAGATGACATCATGAGCACG GACCTAGGCCTGGTCAATGCATCCTTGCTACCTCCACCTGAGTGTGCCCGGCGGGGAGGCCACCCTCGTGGCCCGGGCTGTCATACAGCCCCAGACATCGCCCTCttgtctctcctcctcttccttaccTCTTTCCTCTTTGCCATGGCCCTGAAGCATGTAAAGACAAGCCGCTTCTTCCCCTCCATG ATGCGCAAGGTGCTCAGCGACTTCTCCTCAGTCCTGGCCATTCTCCTGGGCTGTGGCCTTGATGCCTTCCTGGGCCTGGCCACCCCGAAGCTCACGGTGCCCAGAGAATTCAAG cccacacTCCCTGGGCGTGGCTGGCTGGTGTCACCTTTTGGAACCAACCCCTGGTGGCTGAGTGTGGCAGCCGCGCTGCCTGCCCTGCTGCTGTCTATCCTCATCTTCATGGACCAGCAGATCACAGCAGTCATCCTCAACCGTGCCGAATACAGACTGCGG AAGGGAGCTGGCTTCCACCTGGACCTCTTCTGTGTGGCGATGTTGATGCTGCTCACATCAGTACTTGGGCTGCCCTGGTATGTCTCCACCACTGTCATCTCCCTGGCCCACATGGATAGTCTTCGGAGAGAGAGCAGAGCCTGTGCTCCAGGGGAGTCCCCCAGCTTCCTTGGCATCAG GGAGCAGAGGCTCACAGGCCTCGTGGTGTTCATCCTCACAGGAATCTCCATTTTCCTGGCACCTGTGCTCAAG TTCGTCCCGATGCCTGTGCTCTATGGCATCTTCCTGTACATGGGAGTGGCAGCAATTAGCAGCATCCAG TTCATGAAGAGGGTGCAGCTGTTATTGATTCCAGCCAAACACCAGCCAGACCTCCTGCTCTTGAGGCATGTGCCTCTGAGCAGGGTTCACCTCTTCACAGCCATCCAGCTTGCCTGCCTGGGTCTGCTTTGGATAGTCAAGTCTACCCCTGCAGCCATCATCTTCCCCATCATG TTGCTGGGCCTGGTCGGGGTCCGAAAGGCACTGGAGTGGGTCTTCTCACCACAGGAACTCCTCTGGTTAGATGAGATGATGCCTGAGAAGGAGACGAGCATGCATGAGAAGGGGCTGGAGCCAGAGTACTCATTCAGTGGAAGTGACAGTAAAGAT TTAGAGTTGATGTATCAGCCGAAGGCTCCAGAAATCAACATCTCTGTGAATTAG